The Equus quagga isolate Etosha38 chromosome 10, UCLA_HA_Equagga_1.0, whole genome shotgun sequence genome includes a region encoding these proteins:
- the HCFC1 gene encoding host cell factor 1 isoform X7 — MAWETILMDTLEDNIPRARAGHCAVAINTRLYIWSGRDGYRKAWNNQVCCKDLWYLETEKPPPPARVQLVRANTNSLEVSWGAVATADSYLLQLQKYDIPATAATATSPTPNPVPSVPTNPPKSPAPAAAAPAVQPLTQVGITLLPQAAAAPPTTTTIQVLPTVPGSSISVPTAARTQGVPAVLKVTGPQATTGTPLVTMRPASQAGKAPVTVTSLPAGVRMVVPTQSAQGTVIGSSPQMSGMAALAAAAAATQKIPPSSAPTVLSVPAGTTIVKTVAVTPGTTTLPATVKVASSPVMVSNPATRMLKTAAAQVGTSVSSAANTSTRPIITVHKSGTVTVAQQAQVVTTVVGGVTKTITLVKSPISVPGGSALISNLGKVMSVVQTKPVQTSAVTGQASTGPVTQIIQTKGPLPAGTILKLVTSADGKPTTIITTTQASGAGTKPTILGISSVSPSTTKPGTTTIIKTIPMSAIITQAGATGVTSSPGIKSPITIITTKVMTSGTGAPAKIITAVPKIATGHGQQGVTQVVLKGAPGQPGTILRTVPMGGVRLVTPVTVSAVKPAVTTLVVKGTTGVTTLGTVTGTVSTSLAGAGGHSTSASLATPITTLGTIATLSSQVINPTAITVSAAQTTLTAASGLTTPTITMQPVSQPTQVTLITAPSGVEAQPVHDLPVSILASPTTEQPTATVTIADSGQGDVQPGTVTLVCSNPPCETHETGTTNTATTTVVANLGGHSQPAQVQFVCDRQEAAASLVTSPVGQQNGSVVRVCSNPPCETHETGTTSTATTATSNMAGQHGCSNPPCETHETGTTSTATTAMSTIGTGQQRDARHAYVASTAPAVVRVSLASGASQGAQGSVKPSCQTCQTSATSTTMTVMATSAPLLGPSLVLEAGGHSTTFVQLAPVSSQVRPSGLGGKDSPIAGLGQLVSAGHQLEAHHTHTTNTPTTARSTMGAAELGEAQGTLIPVYESSSGAAVTVTALEALLCPSATVVQMCSNPPCETHETGTTNTATTSSAGSAQRVCSNPPCETHETGTTHTPTTATSSGAAGQPEGGQQPPAGHPCETHQTTSTGTTMSVSVGALLPATTPSPRTLESTLEVAAPPTVTPQAGVSLLAPFPTQRVCSNPPCETHETGTTHTATTVTSNMSSNQDPPPATSDQGEVESTQSDSVNLTSSSAITTTVSSTLTRAVTTVTQSTPVPGPSVPKISSMTETTPGALTTEVPIPATITVTIANTETSDMPFSAVDILQPPEELQASPGPRQQLPPRQLLQPASTPLMGESTEVLSASQTPELQAAVDLSSTGDSSSGQEPASSAVVATVVVQPPPPTQSEVDQLSLPQELMAEAQAGTTTLMVTGLTPEELAVTAAAEAAAQAAATEEAQALAIQAVLQAAQQAVMAGTGEPMDTSEAAAAVTQAELGHLSAEGQEGQATTIPIVLTQQELAALVQQQQQLQEAQAQQQHHHLPTEALAPADSLNDPTIESNCLNELAGAVPSTVALLPSTATESLAPSNTFVAPQPVVVASPAKLQAAATLTEVANGIESLGVKPDLPPPPSKAPVKKENQWFDVGVIKGTNVMVTHYFLPPDDAVPSDDDSGTVPDYNQLKKQELQPGTAYKFRVAGINACGRGPFSEISAFKTCLPGFPGAPCAIKISKSPDGAHLTWEPPSVTSGKIIEYSVYLAIQSSQAGGEPKSSTPAQLAFMRVYCGPSPSCLVQSSSLSNAHIDYTTKPAIIFRIAARNEKGYGPATQVRWLQETSKDSSGAKPASKRPMSSPEMKSAPKKSKADGQ; from the exons ATGGCCTGGGAGACCATCCTGATGGACACACTGGAGGACAATATTCCCCGGGCCCGAGCTGGCCACTGCGCTGTAGCAATCAACACCCGCCTGTACATTTGGAGTGGGCGCGATGGCTACCGAAAGGCCTGGAACAACCAGGTCTGCTGCAAGGACCTCTGGTACCTGGAAACAG AAAAGCCACCACCCCCGGCCCGGGTACAGCTGGTGCGAGCCAACACCAACTCCCTGGAGGTGAGCTGGGGGGCAGTGGCAACAGCCGACAGTTACCTTCTGCAGCTCCAGAAATATGACATTCCTGCCACGGCTGCTACTGCCACCTCCCCCACACCCAATCCAGTCCCGTCTGTGCCTACCAACCCTCCCAAGAGCCCTGCCCCGGCAGCAGCCGCACCTGCCGTGCAGCCGCTGACCCAAGTAGGCATCACGCTCCTGCCCCAGGCTGCCGCCGCGCCCccgaccaccaccaccatccaggTCTTGCCGACAGTGCCTGGCAGCTCGATTTCCGTGCCCACTGCAGCCAGGACTCAAG GTGTCCCTGCTGTTCTCAAAGTGACTGGTCCTCAGGCTACCACAGGAACCCCATTAGTCACCATGCGACCTGCGAGCCAGGCTGGGAAAGCGCCCGTCACCGTGACCTCCCTACCTGCAGGCGTGCGAATGGTCGTGCCGACGCAGAGCGCCCAGGGGACG GTGATCGGCAGCAGCCCGCAGATGAGTGGGATGGCTGCACTGGCGGCCGCAGCCGCCGCCACCCAAAAGATCCCTCCTTCTTCGGCGCCCACAGTGCTGAGTGTCCCAGCGGGCACCACCATCGTCAAAACTGTGGCTGTGACACCTGGCACTACCACTCTCCCGGCCACTGTGAAGGTGGCCTCCTCACCAGTCATG GTGAGCAACCCAGCCACTCGCATGCTGAAGACCGCAGCTGCCCAGGTGGGGACATCCGTCTCCTCCGCTGCCAACACGTCTACCCGCCCCATCATCACGGTGCACAAGTCGGGGACTGTGACAGTGGCCCAGCAAGCCCAGGTGGTGACCACGGTGGTGGGTGGGGTCACCAAGACCATCACCCTGGTGAAGAGCCCCATCTCCGTCCCAGGAGGCAGTGCTCTG atttCCAACCTGGGCAAAGTGATGTCAGTGGTCCAGACTAAACCAGTGCAGACTTCGGCAGTCACAGGCCAGGCGTCTACGGGCCCGGTGACTCAGATCATCCAG ACCAAAGGGCCCCTGCCAGCCGGGACCATTCTCAAGCTGGTGACCTCAGCAGATGGCAAGCCCACTACCATCATCACTACCACGCAGGCCAGTGGGGCCGGTACTAAACCCACCATCCTGGGCATCAGCAGTGTGTCCCCCAGCACTACGAAGCCTGGCACAACGACCATCATCAAGACTATCCCCATGTCGGCCATCATCACGCAGGCGGGCGCCACAG GTGTGACCAGCAGCCCTGGCATCAAGTcccccatcaccatcatcaccaccaagGTTATGACTTCAGGGACTGGAGCGCCTGCCAAAATCATCACTGCTGTCCCCAAAATTGCAACTGGCCATGGGCAGCAAGGAGTGACCCAG GTGGTGCTAAAGGGGGCCCCTGGACAGCCAGGTACCATCCTCCGCACTGTGCCCATGGGGGGCGTTCGTCTGGTCACCCCCGTCACTGTCTCCGCCGTCAAACCGGCCGTTACCACATTGGTTGTGAAGGGTACCACAG GTGTCACAACATTAGGCACGGTGACAGGCACCGTTTCCACCAGCCTTGCTGGAGCTGGGGGCCACAGCACCAGCGCCTCCCTGGCCACACCTATCACCACCTTGGGCACTATCGCCACCCTCTCAAGCCAGGTGATCAACCCCACTGCCATCACTGTGTCAGCCGCGCAGACCACGCTGACGGCGGCCAGCGGGCTCACCACCCCCACCATCACCATGCAG CCTGTCTCCCAGCCTACCCAGGTGACTCTGATCACAGCACCCAGTGGGGTTGAGGCCCAGCCTGTGCATGACCTCCCTGTGTCCATCCTGGCCTCGCCTACTACAGAACAGCCCACAGCTACAGTTACCATTGCTGACTCAGGCCAGGGTGATGTGCAGCCTGGCACCGTGACGCTGGTGTGCTCCAACCCGCCGTGCGAGACCCATGAGACGGGCACTACCAACACCGCCACCACCACTGTTGTGGCTAACCTCGGGGGGCACTCCCAGCCCGCCCAGGTGCAGTTTGTCTGTGACAGACAAGAGGCAGCTGCTTCTCTCGTGACCTCACCAGTGGGGCAGCAGAATGGCAGCGTGGTTCGCGTCTGCTCGAACCCACCGTGCGAGACCCATGAGACAGGCACCACCAGCACCGCCACCACCGCCACCTCCAACATGGCGGGGCAGCACGGCTGCTCGAACCCGCCTTGCGAGACCCACGAGACAGGCACCACCAGCACCGCCACCACCGCCATGTCAACCATCGGTACCGGCCAGCAGCGAGATGCCCGGCATGCCTATGTGGCCAGCACTGCTCCTGCTGTGGTCCGGGTCAGCCTGGCTTCTGGGGCGTCACAGGGAGCCCAGGGTTCTGTCAAGCCCTCGTGCCAAACCTGCCAGACCAGCGCAACCAGCACCACCATGACTGTGATGGCCACCAGTGCCCCGCTCCTTGGGCCAAGCCTGGTGCTGGAGGCTGGCGGCCACAGCACCACTTTTGTGCAGTTGGCCCCTGTGAGCAGCCAAGTCAGGCCCAGCGGCCTTGGCGGCAAGGACAGCCCCATAGCTGGCCTAGGTCAGCTGGTGTCTGCAGGGCACCAGCTGGAGGCACATCATACCCACACAACCAACACACCCACCACAGCCCGCTCCACCATGGGTGCCGCAGAGCTCGGTGAGGCACAGGGAACCCTCATACCTGTGTACGAGAGCTCATCTGGTGCCGCTGTGACTGTGACAGCCCTGGAGGCATTGCTGTGCCCTTCGGCCACCGTGGTCCAAATGTGCTCCAACCCGCCATGTGAGACCCATGAGACGGGCACCACCAACACAGCCACTACCTCGAGCGCAGGCAGTGCCCAGCGGGTCTGCTCCAACCCGCCATGCGAGACCCACGAGACGGGCACCACCCATACACCTACCACCGCCACCTCCAGCGGGGCTGCGGGCCAGCCTGAGGGTGGGCAGCAGCCCCCTGCTGGCCACCCCTGTGAGACACACCAGACCACTTCCACTGGTACCACCATGTCGGTCAGCGTAGGagccctgctccctgccaccactccctcccccagGACCCTGGAGTCCACCTTGGAGGTGGCAGCACCACCCACGGTTACCCCCCAGGCCGGCGTTTCGTTACTGGCTCCTTTCCCGACACAGAGGGTGTGCTCCAATCCCCCCTGTGAGACACACGAGACAGGCACCACGCACACGGCCACCACTGTCACCTCCAACATGAGCTCAAACCAAG ATCCCCCACCAGCTACCAGCGACCAGGGAGAGGTGGAGAGCACCCAGAGTGACAGTGTGAACCTCACCAGCTCCAGTGCCATCACGACCACTGTGTCTTCCACGCTAACGCGGGCTGTGACCACTGTGACACAGTCCACGCCGGTCCCTGGCCCCTCGGTGCCG AAGATCTCATCAATGACTGAGACTACCCCAGGGGCTCTGACCACCGAAGTCCCCATTCCGGCCACGATAACAGTGACCATAGCCAACACAGAAACTTCTGACATGCCCTTCTCTGCTGTTGACATCCTGCAGCCCCCAGAGGAACTCCAGGCCTCACCAGGGCCTCGCCAGCAGCTGCCGCCACGGCAACTCCTGCAGCCCGCCTCCACACCCCTGATGGGGGAGTCCACCGAGGTCCTGTCAGCCTCCCAGACCCCTGAGCTCCAGGCCGCCGTGGATCTGAGCAGTACAGGGGACTCATCTTCAGGCCAGGAGCCTGCCAGTTCAGCTGTGGTAGCCACTGTGGTGGTCCAGCCACCCCCGCCCACACAGTCTGAAGTAGACCAGTTGTCACTTCCCCAAGAGCTGATGGCTGAGGCCCAGGCGGGCACCACCACCCTCATGGTAACAGGGCTCACCCCTGAGGAGTTGGCAGTGACTGCTGCTGCTGAAGCAGCTGCCCAGGCCGCAGCCACAGAGGAAGCCCAGGCCCTGGCCATCCAGGCAGTGCTCCAGGCCGCCCAGCAGGCTGTCATGG CAGGCACTGGAGAACCCATGGACACGTCCGAGGCAGCAGCAGCCGTGacacaggcagagctgggccacTTGTCAGCCGAGGGCCAGGAGGGCCAGGCCACCACCATCCCCATCGTGCTGACACAGCAGGAGCTGGCTGCCCTggtgcagcagcagcagcagctgcaggaggcGCAGGCCCAGCAGCAGCACCATCACCTCCCCACCGAGGCCCTGGCCCCTGCCGACAGCCTCAATGACCCGACTATTGAGAGCAACTGCCTCAATGAGCTGGCCGGGGCTGTTCCCAGCACTGTGGCCCTGCTACCCTCCACAGCCACTGAGA gcctggccccttcCAACACATTTGTGGCTCCCCAGCCAGTCGTGGTAGCCAGCCCCGCGAAGCTGCAGGCTGCAGCTACCCTCACTGAAGTGGCTAACGGCATCGAGTCCCTGGGCGTG AAGCCGGACCTACCACCTCCACCCAGCAAAGCCCCTGTGAAGAAGGAGAATCAGTGGTTTGATGTGGGGGTCATTAAGGGCACCAACGTAATGGTGACACACTATTTCCTTCCACCAGATGATGCTGTCCCATCTGAT GATGACTCGGGCACTGTCCCAGACTATAACCAGCTAAAGAAGCAGGAGCTGCAGCCGGGCACAGCCTATAAGTTTCGTGTTGCCGGGATCAATGCCTGTGGGCGAGGGCCCTTCAGCGAGATCTCAGCCTTTAAGACTTGTCTGCCTGGTTTCCCAGGGGCCCCCTGTGCTATTAAAATCAGCAAA AGTCCGGATGGTGCTCACCTCACCTGGGAGCCGCCctctgtgacctcgggcaagaTCATTGAGTACTCCGTGTACCTGGCCATACAGAGCTCACAGGCCGGTGGTGAGCCCAAGAGCTCCACCCCGGCTCAGCTGGCCTTCATGCGGGTGTACTGCGGGCCCAGCCCGTCCTGCCTCGTGCAGTCCTCCAGCCTCTCCAACGCCCACATCGACTACACCACCAAGCCTGCCATCATATTCCGCATTGCTGCCCGCAACGAGAAGGGCTACGGCCCAGCCACCCAAGTGAGGTGGTTGCAAG AAACCAGTAAAGACAGCTCTGGCGCCAAACCGGCCAGCAAGCGGCCCATGTCCTCTCCGGAAAT GAAATCCGCTCCAAAGAAATCTAAGGCAGACGGTCAGTGA